The region AAGTCCTTTTTTGCCGTCGAGAATTGCGGAGAGCCAACTTTTACGATGCACTTCCAATCGTCCTCGATAACCGAGTGCGCCGCCTTTATAAAAAATTGCTTTCACATTATTTTCATTTTCATCAAGAATTTTATCGCACACATCAATTGTTTTTTCTATTTGCAAAAAATATTGTTCATCGAATTGCATGTTTTCTCTATCAAGCAAAATTTTCCAATACGTTACCATTGCAGAAAAAAAATATCCTTCGGGCTTGGTAGGATAATCGCGAATGATTTGTTGAAACAATGAATCCGCTTTCTGAAATTCGCAATTGTAAATAAGGGGAATTGCGGTTTCGATTTTCGTTTCCATTTCTTGTTTGCTTTGTGAGAAAACGACAAATGGAAAAAGGGATATGAAAATTATGATTGAAAGTTTTGAAACGCAGAGGCGCAGAGAACACGGAGTTTCGCAGAGAATTGTCATAGTTTATTTACGACTCGCGTGATGCCTTTTGTCAGAATTTCAACGTGAAAGTTAACGAGCAAACCTAAACGTTTATCTAATAATCGAAGATAGGAGAGAAGTTGTGATTTTGCAATTGGCGGAACTACTTCTTGCGCTTTTAGTTCAACAATAACTTTGTTCTCGACGAGAACATCAAGACGATAACCAACATCGAGTTTTACACTTCGATACATGAGTGGAACTGGTTTTTGTCTTTCGAAATTCAATCCTTGAAATTTCATTTCTTCTGCTAAACATTCTTCATAAGCGCTTTCCAGCAAACCGGGACCAAGTGCGCGATGAACTGCAATAGCACAACCAATTATCTTTTCCGAAATCTCATTCTCGTGCATAATTTTCTCTGCGTATTTTCAGCGACCTCTGCCTCTGCGATTAAAATTTTGAAACGCAGAGGTGCAGAAAATACATAGTTTTCTAAAATTACAATTTCTCACTCAACCAATTCTTCAACTGCGAAATGTTCACGCGCACTTGTTCCATCGAATCGCGTTCGCGGATTGTTACGGTTTGATTTTGTAATGTTTCGCTATCAACCGTAATACAAAAAGGCGTTTTCCGATTTCATCTTGTCTTCGGTATCGTCTTCCCACTGCGCCGCTATCATCATAAAAAACGCGAAACGAATTCCGCAAATCTTTTTCAATGTTGCGAGCGATTTCCGGCATTCCATCACGATTGACGAGTGGAAAAATTGCGGCTTTCATTGGCGCAAGTTTCGGATGAAATTTTAACACGACGCGCGTTTCCATTTCACCATCAGCAGTGCGCGCTTCTTCTTCACGATACGCTTCAATCAAAAACGCCATAAACGAACGACTCGCTCCCGCCGATGTTTCGATGATAAACGGAACAAATTTTTCTTTCGTCTCTTCATCGAAAAATTTCAAACTCTTGCCGCTGTATTCTTCATGTCGCGACAAATCAAAATTCGTGCGATTGTGAATGCCTTCAATTTCTCCCCAGCCAAACGGAAATTCGTATTCGATGTCGTATGCGTTGCGAGCATAATGCGCAAGTTTCTCGTGCTTGTGCCACTGCAATTTTTCTTTGCGCATTCCCAAATTCAAAAACCATTGCATACGTTGCTCGCGCCAATATTCAAAATGCGCTTCATCGGTTTCGGGCTTGACAAAAAATTGCATTTCCATTTGTTCAAACTCGCGTGTGCGGAATAAAAAATTCTTTGTGTTGATTTCATTGCGAAACGCTTTTCCGATTTGCGCAATACCAAACGGAATTTTTTGCCGCGATGCCGCTTGCACGTTGAGAAAGTTCACGAAAATTCCTTGCGCAGTTTCAGGACGCAAATACACAACCGCGCTTGATTCTTCGACAGGCCCAACAAATGTTTTGAACATTAGATTGAATTGCCGTGCCTCTACCAAATCTCCACCACACTCTGGACATGGTGTCTGAAGTCCCGTTGTTGCTTTTTGTTCTGTCGCTATATACTGCAACAACATCGGAATGTTCAATTTCATCATTGGATTGTTTTGAAGGTCCTCAATAAGCCACGACATCGTGACTTGAGAATTACGTACGAGTGCCAATCCTGGAGCAAGTTTTTTACCTTTTTGCTGTGCCCATCGAAGTGCAAGATGGCTATTGAATTTCAGAAGATAT is a window of Ignavibacteria bacterium DNA encoding:
- a CDS encoding GxxExxY protein, whose amino-acid sequence is MHENEISEKIIGCAIAVHRALGPGLLESAYEECLAEEMKFQGLNFERQKPVPLMYRSVKLDVGYRLDVLVENKVIVELKAQEVVPPIAKSQLLSYLRLLDKRLGLLVNFHVEILTKGITRVVNKL
- a CDS encoding glycine--tRNA ligase gives rise to the protein MPKQTENLMDKIVSLAKRRGFVFQSSEIYGGLNGCWDYGPLGVELLRNVKDAWWKAMTFRDDIEGIDAAILMHPRVWEASGHVENFTDPMQACRQCKKLFRADQVWDMLKESKWVQSFAETMELTDWTYLLKFNSHLALRWAQQKGKKLAPGLALVRNSQVTMSWLIEDLQNNPMMKLNIPMLLQYIATEQKATTGLQTPCPECGGDLVEARQFNLMFKTFVGPVEESSAVVYLRPETAQGIFVNFLNVQAASRQKIPFGIAQIGKAFRNEINTKNFLFRTREFEQMEMQFFVKPETDEAHFEYWREQRMQWFLNLGMRKEKLQWHKHEKLAHYARNAYDIEYEFPFGWGEIEGIHNRTNFDLSRHEEYSGKSLKFFDEETKEKFVPFIIETSAGASRSFMAFLIEAYREEEARTADGEMETRVVLKFHPKLAPMKAAIFPLVNRDGMPEIARNIEKDLRNSFRVFYDDSGAVGRRYRRQDEIGKRLFVLRLIAKHYKIKP